The proteins below come from a single uncultured Carboxylicivirga sp. genomic window:
- the nifH gene encoding nitrogenase iron protein — MRKVAIYGKGGIGKSTTTQNTVAGLVELGKNVMVVGCDPKADSTRLLLGGLAQKTVLDTLREEGEDVELDDVVKRGYGEVRCVESGGPEPGVGCAGRGIITSINLLEQLGAWDEKYQTEYTFYDVLGDVVCGGFAMPIRDGKAEEIYIVVSGEMMAMYAANNICKGIKKYAQAGTVRLGGLICNSRKVDNEREMIEQLAKQIGTQMIHFVPRDNMVQQAEINRKTVIEFAPEHPQANEYRALAKAIDSNEMFVIPDPLEIEELEKLLIDFGIAN, encoded by the coding sequence ATGAGAAAAGTTGCAATTTACGGAAAAGGAGGAATTGGTAAATCTACCACTACTCAAAACACAGTAGCAGGTCTTGTAGAATTAGGTAAAAATGTAATGGTTGTTGGATGTGACCCTAAAGCAGATTCAACTCGTTTATTACTTGGAGGCTTAGCTCAAAAAACTGTATTAGATACTCTTCGCGAAGAAGGTGAAGATGTAGAATTAGATGATGTTGTAAAAAGAGGATATGGCGAAGTTCGTTGTGTTGAATCAGGCGGTCCAGAACCAGGAGTAGGATGTGCTGGTCGTGGTATCATTACTTCTATCAACCTATTGGAACAATTAGGTGCTTGGGATGAAAAATATCAAACTGAGTATACTTTCTACGATGTATTAGGTGATGTTGTATGTGGTGGATTCGCGATGCCAATACGTGATGGAAAAGCAGAAGAAATTTACATTGTGGTATCTGGTGAAATGATGGCAATGTATGCAGCCAACAATATTTGTAAAGGTATTAAAAAATATGCGCAAGCAGGTACTGTTCGCTTAGGTGGTTTAATTTGTAACTCACGTAAGGTAGATAACGAAAGAGAAATGATTGAGCAATTAGCAAAACAAATTGGAACTCAAATGATTCACTTTGTACCTCGTGATAACATGGTTCAACAAGCTGAGATCAACAGAAAGACTGTTATTGAGTTTGCCCCAGAACACCCACAAGCAAATGAGTACCGTGCTTTAGCAAAAGCAATCGATTCAAATGAAATGTTTGTGATTCCAGATCCATTGGAAATTGAAGAGCTTGAAAAATTATTGATTGATTTCGGTATTGCTAACTAG
- a CDS encoding P-II family nitrogen regulator — protein MKCVMAIIRIDKMNETKRALRDAGITSMTATGKVFGRGKGLWDAKVIEGAKNDTPEALELLGKEPRLRPQRVIQIIVPSGKVETCVETIIEANQTPGPGDGKIFVLPIGEAIRVRTGESGDSVLDI, from the coding sequence ATGAAATGTGTAATGGCCATAATTCGCATCGATAAGATGAACGAAACCAAAAGAGCTTTAAGAGATGCAGGTATCACTTCAATGACTGCAACAGGTAAAGTTTTTGGTAGAGGAAAAGGCTTATGGGATGCTAAAGTAATAGAAGGAGCTAAAAATGATACTCCTGAAGCACTTGAACTTCTGGGTAAAGAACCGCGATTGCGTCCACAAAGGGTAATACAAATAATTGTACCATCTGGAAAAGTGGAAACATGTGTTGAAACAATTATTGAAGCTAATCAAACACCGGGTCCAGGTGATGGCAAAATATTCGTTCTCCCAATAGGCGAAGCCATCAGAGTTAGAACCGGCGAAAGCGGAGATTCAGTCTTAGACATTTAA
- a CDS encoding sigma 54-interacting transcriptional regulator has product MEFKCRKVGDECYGFKEIALLFDISQRLLESKELNNDLTPIMASLVRYLDAERSFVTILNRQNRQILINSAYGLSESQQARGKYNLGEGIIGKVIELAKPVVIPEISKSKLFVNKTRAELTKDGHELTYICVPLLLDNVVSGALSVVRTYNPKIESSEDIRLLSIIGSMIAKTASYKQEKLEELERLREENRNLQSQINDTKRHNIIGNSVKMTDLFALVNRVAQTNSTVLLRGESGIGKELFAEAIHNNSNRAKKALIKVNCSALPESLIESELFGHEKGAFTGADQQRKGRFELAHGGTIFLDEIGDLPLPTQVKLLRVIQEREFERIGGTETIKSDVRIVAATNRNLEEQIEKGEYREDLYYRINVFPIFIPPLRERRDDIPILVDHFIDKFNKKNNRKIKRITTSAINMLMVHRWPGNVRELENVIERACIMCKDDVIHSYDLPPTLQTAESTNTSLEGGMVPIIEQVETQLIRDALTTTKGNITKAAEVLKITERMLGTRIKKYEIDAWRFKV; this is encoded by the coding sequence ATGGAGTTTAAATGCAGAAAAGTTGGTGATGAATGTTATGGTTTTAAAGAGATAGCTCTTCTTTTTGATATAAGTCAGCGATTGCTTGAAAGCAAGGAATTGAACAACGACCTAACGCCCATAATGGCATCATTAGTTCGTTACTTAGATGCGGAAAGAAGTTTTGTAACTATACTAAATAGACAAAACAGACAAATTTTAATTAATTCAGCCTATGGATTAAGTGAATCTCAGCAAGCAAGAGGCAAATACAACTTAGGCGAAGGTATTATTGGTAAAGTAATAGAATTAGCTAAACCAGTTGTTATTCCGGAGATTTCTAAATCGAAACTATTTGTAAATAAAACCAGAGCCGAATTAACCAAAGACGGCCATGAATTAACTTATATATGTGTTCCTCTGTTATTGGATAACGTAGTATCAGGAGCATTAAGCGTTGTGCGAACCTATAATCCGAAAATTGAAAGTAGTGAAGACATTCGCCTCTTAAGCATTATTGGTTCAATGATTGCTAAAACAGCTAGTTATAAACAAGAAAAACTAGAGGAACTTGAACGTCTGCGAGAAGAAAACAGAAATCTCCAAAGTCAGATAAACGATACAAAACGGCATAATATCATTGGTAACTCCGTTAAAATGACTGATTTATTTGCCCTTGTTAATCGTGTGGCTCAAACAAACAGTACCGTTTTACTTCGTGGAGAAAGCGGAATTGGTAAGGAACTTTTTGCCGAAGCTATTCATAACAATAGCAACAGAGCTAAAAAGGCTCTTATTAAGGTTAATTGTTCAGCATTGCCAGAATCCTTAATTGAAAGTGAACTATTTGGTCATGAAAAAGGAGCTTTTACGGGAGCCGATCAACAACGAAAAGGAAGATTTGAATTAGCTCATGGAGGAACAATATTTCTTGATGAAATTGGAGATCTTCCTCTACCTACTCAGGTTAAATTGTTACGAGTTATTCAAGAAAGGGAATTTGAACGAATAGGAGGAACAGAAACAATTAAATCCGACGTACGAATAGTTGCTGCTACCAATCGTAATTTAGAAGAACAGATTGAAAAAGGAGAATACCGAGAAGATTTATATTACAGAATTAACGTGTTCCCCATTTTTATTCCACCATTACGCGAACGTAGAGATGATATTCCAATTTTGGTCGATCATTTCATAGATAAATTCAATAAAAAAAATAATCGTAAGATAAAAAGAATAACCACATCAGCTATTAATATGCTAATGGTTCATCGCTGGCCAGGTAACGTTCGCGAATTAGAAAATGTTATTGAAAGAGCTTGTATTATGTGTAAAGATGATGTAATTCATAGTTATGACTTACCTCCTACATTACAAACTGCAGAATCAACAAACACTAGCTTAGAGGGTGGCATGGTACCAATTATTGAACAAGTAGAAACACAATTAATTAGGGATGCTCTTACCACAACCAAAGGTAATATAACTAAGGCTGCTGAAGTTTTAAAAATTACTGAAAGAATGTTGGGTACTCGTATTAAAAAATACGAAATTGACGCCTGGAGGTTTAAGGTATAA
- the nifD gene encoding nitrogenase molybdenum-iron protein alpha chain — translation MVKKKDITNGLPDPSGLMEEIMAKYPTKIAKKRKKAMVINEPGQGQEIQANVRTIPGIITQRGCTYAGCKGVVLGPTRDIINLVHGPIGCSFYAWLTRRNQTRPAEGEDNFMMYAFSTDMQDENIVFGGEAKLKDAIREAMELFNPKAIGIFSTCPVGLIGDDVHAVARDMKAELGINIFGFSCEGYRGVSQSAGHHIANNQIMKHVVGLNDRERKTKYQINLLGEYNIGGDAFELERLFEEAGIELLSTFSGNSTVKSMEYCHTADLNVVMCHRSINYIAEMMEEKYGIPWFKVNFISAEGTAKSLRKIAEFFDDAELTAKVEEIIAREMAKVETVREIVKPKTEGKLAMMFVGGSRAHHYQDLFKELGVTTVSAGYEFAHRDDYEGRHVIPNIKIDADTRNIEEITVTKDEKLFRDDLQEKKEARMAKGMEFSDYVGMMPEMSSNSLVIDDVNHWETEKLIEFYKPDMFCAGIKEKYVVQKYGVPLKQLHSYDYGGPYAGFEGAVNFYKEMERMLGTDIWKLVDAPWKSEPEIVGSFAYNG, via the coding sequence ATGGTAAAAAAGAAAGATATCACAAACGGTTTGCCAGATCCATCAGGATTGATGGAAGAGATAATGGCAAAATATCCTACTAAAATCGCTAAGAAACGTAAAAAAGCGATGGTAATAAACGAACCGGGTCAAGGCCAAGAGATTCAGGCTAACGTTCGTACCATTCCTGGTATTATTACTCAACGTGGATGTACTTACGCAGGATGTAAAGGGGTAGTATTAGGACCAACTCGAGACATTATTAACTTGGTTCATGGTCCAATCGGATGTAGTTTCTACGCATGGTTAACACGACGGAACCAAACTCGTCCAGCTGAAGGAGAGGATAACTTCATGATGTATGCCTTTTCGACTGATATGCAAGATGAGAACATCGTATTCGGAGGAGAAGCTAAATTAAAAGATGCCATCCGCGAAGCTATGGAACTTTTCAACCCTAAAGCAATTGGTATTTTTTCAACTTGTCCGGTAGGTTTGATCGGTGATGATGTACATGCTGTAGCTCGCGATATGAAAGCTGAATTAGGAATCAACATCTTTGGTTTTTCTTGTGAGGGTTATCGTGGAGTATCGCAGTCAGCTGGTCACCATATTGCTAATAACCAAATCATGAAACATGTAGTTGGTTTAAATGATCGCGAAAGAAAAACGAAATACCAAATTAACTTATTGGGTGAATATAATATCGGAGGTGATGCTTTTGAATTAGAACGTTTGTTCGAAGAAGCAGGTATCGAGTTATTGTCAACCTTTTCAGGTAACTCAACAGTTAAGAGTATGGAGTACTGTCATACAGCTGATTTGAATGTTGTAATGTGTCACCGTTCCATCAACTATATTGCAGAAATGATGGAAGAGAAATACGGTATTCCATGGTTCAAAGTTAACTTCATTAGTGCTGAAGGTACCGCTAAATCACTTCGCAAAATTGCTGAGTTTTTCGATGATGCTGAATTAACTGCTAAAGTTGAAGAAATTATTGCTCGCGAAATGGCTAAAGTAGAGACTGTGCGTGAAATAGTGAAGCCAAAAACAGAAGGTAAATTAGCAATGATGTTTGTAGGAGGGTCACGTGCTCACCACTATCAGGATCTATTCAAAGAACTTGGTGTTACTACAGTATCAGCTGGTTATGAGTTTGCTCACCGTGATGATTACGAAGGACGCCATGTTATTCCGAATATCAAAATTGATGCTGATACACGTAATATCGAAGAGATTACGGTTACCAAAGATGAAAAGCTTTTCCGCGACGATTTACAAGAGAAGAAAGAAGCAAGAATGGCAAAAGGTATGGAGTTCAGCGATTATGTTGGAATGATGCCAGAAATGAGTTCAAATTCATTGGTAATTGATGATGTTAACCACTGGGAAACTGAAAAACTAATCGAATTCTATAAGCCAGATATGTTCTGTGCCGGTATTAAAGAAAAATATGTGGTTCAAAAGTATGGTGTGCCGTTGAAACAGTTACACTCATACGATTATGGTGGCCCATATGCAGGTTTCGAAGGTGCTGTAAATTTCTATAAAGAAATGGAACGTATGTTAGGTACCGATATTTGGAAATTGGTTGATGCCCCATGGAAATCAGAACCAGAGATTGTAGGAAGTTTTGCTTATAACGGATAG
- the nifK gene encoding nitrogenase molybdenum-iron protein subunit beta, which produces MLLRHTTDKVKERKALTVNPAKTCQPVGAMYASLGIHGCLPHSHGSQGCCSYHRSALTRHYKEPVMAATSSFTEGSSVFGGQSNLLQAIGNIFQIYEPDIIAVHSTCLSETIGDDLGQIVMKAKTDGKIPEGKHVIQAPTPSYVGSHVTGYANMLEGIVKYFPTKTDKLINQINLLSGWVEPSDMKELKRIMGLMKVNNVLLPDTSDVLDTPMTGKYAMYPKGGTTIPEMVSMGDSLHTVALGEWATNKAAVALDNNCKVAFTQEDLPIGIKATDRFIQTLAKVAGVAVPESISDERGKLMDLITDMHQYLYGKRVALWGDPDQLIPLTEFLLDMDMKPVYIVSGTPGKKFEKRMSALLSERCPEAKFKNGPQADMFLMHQWIKEEGVDLLMGNTYGKYIARDENVPFVRMGFPILDRIGHSYFPTVGYMGGVRIVEKMLSAIMDYQDATCPDEKVELVM; this is translated from the coding sequence ATGTTATTACGTCATACAACAGATAAAGTAAAAGAAAGAAAAGCTCTAACCGTAAACCCGGCAAAAACTTGTCAGCCGGTAGGAGCAATGTACGCATCGCTTGGTATTCACGGATGTTTACCTCATAGTCACGGATCTCAAGGATGTTGTTCGTACCACCGTAGTGCTTTAACACGTCACTATAAAGAGCCGGTAATGGCTGCTACCAGTTCATTTACCGAAGGTTCTTCAGTATTTGGTGGACAAAGTAACCTGTTGCAAGCAATTGGTAATATCTTCCAAATATACGAGCCAGATATTATCGCTGTTCATTCAACATGTTTATCAGAAACAATCGGAGATGACTTGGGACAGATTGTAATGAAAGCTAAGACTGATGGTAAAATTCCTGAAGGAAAGCACGTTATTCAGGCTCCAACACCTAGTTATGTAGGTAGTCATGTTACGGGTTATGCTAACATGTTGGAAGGTATTGTAAAATATTTCCCTACAAAAACCGACAAGCTGATTAATCAAATCAATTTATTGTCTGGTTGGGTTGAGCCTTCAGATATGAAAGAGCTAAAGCGTATCATGGGCTTAATGAAAGTAAACAATGTACTACTTCCTGATACATCAGATGTTCTTGACACTCCTATGACAGGAAAATATGCAATGTATCCAAAAGGTGGTACTACTATTCCTGAAATGGTTAGTATGGGTGATAGCCTTCATACCGTAGCTTTAGGTGAGTGGGCAACTAACAAAGCAGCTGTTGCTTTAGATAACAACTGCAAAGTAGCTTTTACTCAAGAAGATCTACCAATTGGAATTAAAGCAACTGACCGTTTCATCCAAACATTGGCAAAAGTAGCTGGGGTTGCTGTACCTGAATCAATCAGCGACGAACGTGGTAAATTGATGGATTTAATTACTGATATGCACCAATACCTTTATGGTAAGCGTGTTGCTCTTTGGGGTGATCCTGATCAATTAATTCCTTTAACTGAATTCTTATTAGATATGGATATGAAACCTGTTTACATTGTATCAGGTACTCCAGGTAAGAAATTCGAGAAACGCATGAGTGCTTTGTTAAGCGAGCGTTGTCCTGAAGCTAAATTCAAGAATGGACCTCAAGCTGATATGTTCTTGATGCATCAATGGATTAAAGAAGAGGGAGTTGATTTGTTAATGGGTAATACATATGGTAAGTATATTGCTCGCGATGAGAATGTTCCTTTTGTAAGAATGGGATTCCCTATTCTTGACCGCATCGGACATAGTTATTTCCCTACTGTTGGTTACATGGGAGGTGTTCGTATTGTTGAGAAGATGCTAAGTGCAATAATGGATTACCAGGATGCTACTTGTCCAGACGAAAAAGTAGAATTGGTTATGTAA
- a CDS encoding P-II family nitrogen regulator: MLMIKAIVRPEKTSKVLKALFEAGYIAVTKMPVVGRGKQRGIKIGDVTYDELPKEMLLMVVKDEDKDFAVTTIMEAARTEPKGAFGDGKIFISPVDESYTISRGTKEL, from the coding sequence ATGTTAATGATAAAAGCGATCGTTCGCCCAGAAAAAACAAGTAAAGTATTAAAAGCTCTATTCGAAGCCGGTTACATAGCTGTTACTAAAATGCCAGTTGTTGGTCGTGGTAAGCAGCGAGGAATCAAAATTGGTGATGTTACTTATGATGAGCTTCCAAAAGAAATGTTATTGATGGTAGTTAAAGACGAAGATAAAGACTTTGCTGTAACAACCATTATGGAAGCTGCCCGCACTGAACCTAAAGGTGCTTTTGGAGACGGTAAAATATTTATTTCGCCAGTCGACGAATCATACACTATCAGTAGAGGTACTAAGGAACTTTAA
- a CDS encoding FKBP-type peptidyl-prolyl cis-trans isomerase translates to MNKLISKLTVVAAVAVSAMACQQGNNNQPAALTSQSDSTSYGYGVLVANQLAKIEGINPELVAAGVREQLNKNAQLTLEEANNAITYEKRKEGEDFLAANAKKEGVQVTASGLQYKIIEEGTGKSPVATNTVKVHYTGTLIDGTKFDSSVDRGEPAEFQLNRVIPGWTEGLQLLKEGGKAMLYIPYNLGYGERGAGGMIPPYSALIFEVELIEIVD, encoded by the coding sequence ATGAATAAACTGATTTCAAAATTAACAGTTGTAGCTGCTGTTGCTGTTAGTGCAATGGCTTGCCAGCAAGGTAATAATAATCAACCTGCTGCTTTAACTTCTCAAAGTGACAGTACTAGCTATGGATATGGTGTGTTAGTTGCTAATCAATTAGCAAAGATTGAGGGAATTAACCCAGAATTGGTTGCAGCTGGTGTACGTGAGCAGTTAAACAAAAATGCTCAATTGACTTTAGAAGAAGCTAATAATGCTATTACTTACGAAAAAAGAAAAGAAGGCGAAGATTTTTTAGCTGCTAATGCTAAAAAAGAAGGCGTTCAGGTTACTGCAAGTGGCTTACAATATAAAATTATTGAAGAAGGTACTGGTAAATCACCTGTTGCCACTAATACTGTAAAAGTACACTATACAGGTACCTTAATTGATGGAACTAAATTTGATAGTTCTGTTGATAGAGGTGAACCAGCTGAGTTTCAATTAAACAGAGTAATTCCTGGTTGGACTGAAGGATTGCAATTATTAAAAGAAGGTGGAAAAGCAATGCTTTATATTCCTTATAACCTTGGTTATGGAGAGCGTGGTGCTGGAGGTATGATCCCTCCTTATTCAGCTTTGATTTTCGAAGTTGAATTAATCGAGATTGTAGACTAA
- the hemH gene encoding ferrochelatase: MSKTGILIVNLGTPDSYNKKDVKKYLSEFLMDGRVIDISYWKRFLLVNGIIAPFRSKKVSKEYKKLWLTNGSPLKVYGEELVDKVQSIVNEENKDAIVVLGMRYKNPSIETALDILKREAVDRIIVFPLFPQYASATVGSVAQKVMDITKNWEVIPSINFINDYHDNENYINSFTQKVIDDVNNHKPDHILFSYHGIPERHLQRVQKQNDNLCSYPECSCHKLNVVHRYCYRSACYNTTKLIANKAGLSSEVYSTSFQSRLGKTPWIQPYTDNSIVQLAKNGVRNLLVVSPSFVADCLETTLEIGEQYKELFIENGGAQFAFTKSLNADDNWAKAVVRIIERKIKL; this comes from the coding sequence ATGAGTAAAACAGGAATATTAATTGTAAATTTAGGTACACCCGATAGCTACAATAAAAAAGATGTAAAGAAATACCTATCCGAATTTCTAATGGATGGACGTGTGATTGATATATCATATTGGAAGCGATTTTTATTAGTAAACGGTATTATAGCTCCTTTTAGATCAAAGAAAGTATCAAAAGAATATAAAAAGCTTTGGTTAACTAATGGGTCACCGCTTAAGGTATATGGAGAAGAACTAGTAGATAAAGTTCAAAGCATAGTAAATGAAGAGAACAAAGATGCCATTGTTGTTCTTGGAATGCGATACAAAAATCCATCAATTGAAACAGCCTTAGATATACTCAAGAGAGAGGCTGTAGATCGAATTATTGTATTTCCTCTTTTTCCTCAATATGCATCAGCAACTGTTGGATCTGTAGCACAAAAAGTAATGGATATTACTAAGAATTGGGAGGTAATCCCATCCATTAACTTTATAAATGATTATCATGATAACGAAAACTACATTAATTCATTTACTCAAAAAGTTATTGATGATGTGAATAACCATAAGCCTGATCATATTTTATTTAGTTATCACGGAATTCCAGAGCGACATCTTCAAAGAGTTCAAAAACAGAACGATAACTTGTGTTCTTATCCTGAATGTTCTTGTCATAAATTAAACGTTGTTCACCGGTATTGTTATCGATCGGCATGTTATAATACAACCAAGCTAATTGCGAATAAAGCTGGTTTATCAAGTGAAGTTTATTCAACTAGCTTTCAGAGCAGATTAGGTAAAACACCATGGATACAACCATATACAGATAATAGTATAGTGCAATTGGCAAAAAATGGAGTTAGAAATTTATTGGTTGTATCACCCTCGTTTGTTGCAGATTGTTTAGAAACTACATTGGAAATTGGAGAGCAGTATAAGGAATTATTCATAGAAAATGGGGGAGCACAATTTGCATTCACCAAAAGCTTAAATGCAGATGATAATTGGGCAAAAGCAGTCGTGAGAATTATTGAGAGGAAAATAAAATTGTAA
- the nifE gene encoding nitrogenase iron-molybdenum cofactor biosynthesis protein NifE, with translation MERLIKERNNQIHTIGSSKHDLACEKKSLAGSVSQRACVFCGSRVVLYPIADALHLIHGPIGCAAYTWDIRGAMSSGPQLHRLSFSTDLREKDVVFGGEPKLKKALTELIEAYKPKAAFVYSTCIVGVIGDDVDAICREVSREQGIDVIPVMAEGFKGTKKDGYKAACDALSTLVGTDDNFEAPEYSINILGDFNLAGELWILKDYYEKIGVNIITCLTGDGRINEIRKCHKASLNVVQCSGSMMHLAKEMKEKYGIPYKKVSYFGIEDMSEALYEVASFFKNDEMLNKARTLVSSEIQELIPALEPYKQKLQGKKAAIYVGGAFKAISLVKALRLLGMQTAVVGSQTGNQDDYNLLTKLCDEGTVIVDDSNPNELSEFVKEKGVDLFIGGVKERPIAYKLGLGFCDHNHERKEALAGYEGMLNFAKEVYASVCSPVWQFFERPSSTNKTE, from the coding sequence ATGGAAAGGTTAATAAAAGAAAGAAATAATCAAATTCATACCATAGGAAGCTCGAAACATGACCTTGCCTGCGAAAAGAAAAGTTTAGCAGGAAGTGTTAGCCAAAGAGCATGTGTTTTCTGTGGATCGAGGGTAGTTCTTTACCCCATTGCTGATGCTTTACATTTAATTCATGGACCTATTGGGTGTGCGGCCTACACCTGGGATATTCGTGGAGCAATGTCATCAGGACCTCAATTACACCGCCTGAGTTTCTCAACCGATCTGAGAGAAAAAGATGTAGTATTTGGTGGTGAACCAAAACTTAAAAAAGCCTTAACAGAATTAATTGAAGCTTATAAGCCCAAAGCTGCTTTTGTATACTCTACATGTATTGTTGGCGTTATTGGAGATGATGTAGACGCTATATGTCGCGAAGTATCAAGAGAACAAGGTATTGATGTAATACCTGTAATGGCTGAAGGATTCAAGGGTACCAAAAAAGATGGTTACAAAGCTGCTTGTGATGCTCTGTCAACTTTAGTAGGTACAGATGATAATTTCGAAGCTCCTGAGTATAGCATTAATATACTTGGAGATTTTAATCTTGCTGGTGAGCTTTGGATTTTAAAAGATTACTACGAAAAAATAGGCGTGAATATCATTACCTGCTTAACAGGTGATGGTAGAATAAACGAAATACGCAAATGCCATAAAGCATCTTTAAATGTGGTTCAATGCTCAGGTTCAATGATGCACCTGGCTAAGGAAATGAAAGAGAAATATGGTATCCCATATAAGAAAGTATCTTATTTTGGAATTGAAGATATGTCGGAAGCATTGTACGAGGTAGCTTCATTCTTTAAGAATGACGAAATGCTTAATAAAGCGCGTACATTGGTGTCGAGCGAAATTCAAGAGCTAATTCCTGCTCTTGAACCCTATAAACAGAAATTACAAGGTAAAAAAGCTGCTATTTATGTTGGTGGTGCATTTAAAGCCATCAGCTTAGTAAAAGCCTTACGACTGTTGGGAATGCAAACTGCAGTTGTAGGGTCGCAAACAGGTAATCAGGATGATTATAATCTACTGACAAAACTTTGCGACGAAGGAACTGTAATTGTGGATGACTCAAACCCAAATGAGTTATCGGAATTTGTAAAAGAAAAAGGAGTTGACTTATTCATTGGTGGGGTTAAAGAACGCCCTATAGCTTATAAACTTGGTTTAGGTTTTTGCGATCATAACCACGAGCGTAAAGAAGCCTTAGCCGGATACGAAGGTATGTTAAATTTTGCCAAAGAGGTATATGCATCGGTATGTAGCCCGGTTTGGCAGTTTTTCGAAAGACCATCATCAACCAATAAAACCGAATAG
- a CDS encoding GNAT family N-acetyltransferase — MNKLSSEIIDLSKAEHQEALFILMDAYMRDPMGSGKPLSKELFEQMKEGLAKTNNYAGILLKEGNEYIGLANCFYAFSTFKAAPILNIHDFIVLPSSRGKGYGHKLMKAVKQVAIANNCCKITLEVRSDNPVAQNLYRSEGFDKTNPEYLFWQTSVK, encoded by the coding sequence ATGAACAAGTTAAGCTCTGAAATAATTGATCTTTCAAAAGCGGAACATCAAGAGGCTTTATTTATATTGATGGATGCATACATGAGAGATCCTATGGGATCAGGCAAACCATTAAGCAAGGAGTTATTTGAACAAATGAAAGAGGGCTTAGCAAAAACAAATAATTATGCTGGCATCCTACTAAAGGAAGGAAATGAATACATAGGTTTAGCAAATTGTTTTTATGCCTTTTCTACTTTTAAAGCAGCACCCATACTAAATATTCACGATTTTATTGTACTACCTTCTTCGCGTGGTAAGGGGTATGGCCATAAACTAATGAAAGCTGTTAAGCAAGTAGCAATAGCTAATAACTGTTGCAAAATTACACTTGAAGTTAGATCAGATAATCCTGTAGCCCAAAATTTATATAGAAGCGAAGGATTTGATAAAACAAATCCCGAATATTTATTCTGGCAAACCTCTGTAAAATAA